Part of the Labilithrix sp. genome, CTCGAGCGGCTGCCCGAGGCGCGCATGCCGTTCGAGGAGCGCCGCACGGCCTTCACGGCGGAGGTCCATGCGCGGCGGGGGGGCGAAGCGACGCAAGCGCGGCTCAAGGACCTCAAGGCGCGCCATCCGGTCGAGGTCTCGTCGGCGGCGGAGACCCTCATGCGCTCCGTGCCGATCGCGAACGAGCAGGCGTCGGTCCCGTGAAGCTCGGCCTCGACAGCGACGTCGAGATGTCGTCGCCGCCGTCGGTGCGGCTCGTCATCCCCATCGTCTCGCGCGACACGGAGGCGACGGCTTTCACGAAGATCCTCGAGGACCTCGTCGAGCGCGTCGCGGGCGCGATCGCGGCCGCGCTCGTCGACTCGATGGGCGAGACGGTGGACTACGCGGGCCGCGGCGACCCCTTCGATCTCCGCATCGCCGCCGCGCACATGCAGATCTTGCTGCGTTCCATCGGCACGGTCGCGGGGTTCGGCGAGCCGCGCTGGCTGGTGATCCGCGGCGCGCAGCGCAGCGTCGCGGCGAGCGCGCTGCCGGACGGCTACGTGCTGGTGGTCCTCCTTCGCCCGCGCGCCGCGTTCACGATCTCGACGCGCGCGCTCAAGGTCTGCACCCGCGCGCTCGCGGAGGAGGCGGGCTGGACCGGCGTGGAGCTCGCGAAGAGCGACGGCGTGAAGCAGCGCTCGTGGTTCTTCACGAAGGTCGAGACCGACCGCCGCGGCCGCCCCACCCACGTCGGCGACGCCCGCACGAGCGTCGAGGTCCTCGGCACGGTCATGGGCCTCTCCGTCCGCGAACGCGGCTACCGCGTCCGCACGGAGCAAGGAACGGAGCTCACCCTCGTCCGCGAGCCCCGCCAACGCTGGTACGCCGACGAGCACGTGTAGCCGGCTGCCCGTCCGTGGGACCGGCGCGTCAAAATCGGCTCTTGTGACGTTCCGGAGACAATCCGTGATGCCTACACGCGAAATTCATCAATACTTTCATGCGTGTGGCGTAAATGCGCAGCGACCGTGGCGTTTTCGTTTTGACGAAGGGCCTCCTCTGACTATGTTCCGCGCCCCTCCCGCGAATGGACGCGGTGCGGCGAAAGCCGAACCGCCCCAGACTGAGGAGAGGCTGTGGACAACCCGGACCTTCGGGAACTCATCCACCGGACCAACCGGTGGAAATCTCGAAAGAAACCGACCGCAGCCCACCGTTCCTTCACAATGTGGAGAGTTCTTGCAGCCCCCGACAAGGGGCGCTAAAGGCACAGCTCTATCGAACCGGCATCGTTGAAGAAAAAATCTTCAAGACGAGCTTGACGAAGAGGGCTTCGCCGACAAGAATGGTCTGACTCGACGGGCGTGAGCTGCGGTTCTCGGAAACGGGAGCTCGGTTCGGGCCGCGAGAGGAAGATCGACCCCGCCACGTTCCAGTTCGCTGGACGCATTCGCGAAGGGTCCTCTCCCGACGGCTTCCGGCCCTCGAAGCATCCGGCGACGGACGGCGACGAAAAAGGAAGCCAGCAACAAAAAAGTTGTTGACGAACCGGCGGTCCTGGATAGAATCCGCGACCCCAACGCAGCCGGAGCCTCCGGGCTCGAAACTGCCTCGGTCCTTGAAAACTGAATCGTACGCTCATTCTAGATGAGCTTCGCTCACGCTTCGGCGTGGCGAAAATTCTAGAGTGGGCTCCCGGAAGGCTCGATGCCGTCGTCTCGCATCCCGCGAGCGCGAGCAGAAGAGACCTTCCAAATTCTGACGAAATTCAAGTCAGATCAGCGTGCA contains:
- a CDS encoding roadblock/LC7 domain-containing protein, giving the protein MKLGLDSDVEMSSPPSVRLVIPIVSRDTEATAFTKILEDLVERVAGAIAAALVDSMGETVDYAGRGDPFDLRIAAAHMQILLRSIGTVAGFGEPRWLVIRGAQRSVAASALPDGYVLVVLLRPRAAFTISTRALKVCTRALAEEAGWTGVELAKSDGVKQRSWFFTKVETDRRGRPTHVGDARTSVEVLGTVMGLSVRERGYRVRTEQGTELTLVREPRQRWYADEHV